A region from the Aphis gossypii isolate Hap1 chromosome 1, ASM2018417v2, whole genome shotgun sequence genome encodes:
- the LOC114128924 gene encoding replication factor C subunit 4, with protein MDSFLKTGKINQDQQSTSSGQKSKDGSRGISDSTTPWVEKYRPRTVDEVSEQSEIVAVLKQCLEQGADMPHLLFYGPPGTGKTSTIIAAARQLFGDMYKSRMLELNASDDRGIQVIRDKVKTFAQLTASDRRPDGKPCPPFKIVVLDEADSMTAAAQAALRRTIERETKTTRFCLICNYVSCIIDPLTSRCSKFRFKPLSHDIMLARLEHICKEENVKCAPRVLARLVDASGGDMRRAITSLQSTARLKGEDGIEESDVLEVVGTVPDVWLDRMIDIGRTYDYQKMDGFVEDLIFDSYSAAQVLEQLHDKIVFSTDLLDKQKALICKTISICAYRLQEGCSEYVTLLHLLCSVAKALKG; from the coding sequence atggatTCTTTTCTAAAAACTGGAAAAATCAACCAAGATCAACAATCTACCAGCAGTGGTCAAAAAAGTAAAGATGGATCGCGAGGAATTTCTGATAGTACCACACCTTGGGTGGAAAAATATCGACCTCGTACAGTTGATGAAGTATCTGAACAGTCGGAGATTGTAGCTGTACTAAAACAATGTTTAGAACAAGGTGCTGATATGCctcacttattattttatggtccACCTGGTACTGGTAAAACTAGTACCATAATTGCAGCTGCACGCCAGTTGTTTGGAGATATGTACAAAAGCCGTATGTTAGAACTTAATGCATCTGATGACCGTGGTATTCAAGTGATTCGAGataaagttaaaacatttGCACAGCTTACAGCTTCTGATCGACGACCAGATGGTAAACCTTGTCcaccatttaaaattgttgtattagACGAAGCTGACTCAATGACAGCAGCTGCTCAGGCAGCCCTTAGACGTACCATTGAACGAGAGACAAAGACTACTAGATTCTGCCTTATTTGTAACTATGTAAGTTGCATTATTGACCCATTAACATCCCGTTGCTCTAAATTCAGATTTAAACCTTTATCACATGACATAATGCTAGCTCGTCTTGAGCACATATGTAAAGAAGAAAATGTTAAGTGTGCACCACGGGTGTTAGCACGGTTGGTTGATGCTTCTGGTGGAGATATGCGTAGAGCAATTACATCACTTCAAAGTACAGCTAGATTAAAAGGAGAAGATGGTATTGAAGAATCAGATGTTCTAGAAGTTGTTGGCACTGTCCCTGATGTTTGGTTAGATCGTATGATAGATATAGGTCGTACATATGACTATCAAAAAATGGATGGTTTTGTGgaagatttaatatttgattccTATTCAGCAGCTCAAGTTTTAGAACAATTGCATGATAAAATAGTGTTTTCTACAGATTTATTGGATAAACAAAAGGCACTAATTTGCAAAACTATTAGTATTTGTGCCTATAGACTACAAGAAGGCTGTAGTGAATATGTCACTCTTTTACATCTGTTATGTTCAGTTGCTAAAGCATTAAAAGgctaa